Genomic segment of Nitrospirota bacterium:
GAATAAAGATATACACCATGCAGTGGTGCTTAAGCTTGTTTTCGTCCTTAGTTCGTTACGTGCGGCAATGACCCTGCTTGATCATGGCTATGTATGCCAACAAGCCGCACTTCACCGACTAATTGATGAGGCAAACGAGGATATCCTATTCCTAGTTTACGCTGTTACAAACGATAAGATTACTGATCTGCATCAGCGTTATCTGGGGGCATTCTGGGCGGAGGAATTCGCTGATCATAGTGATCTAACCGGATCACATGAAAGCCGCCCGATGATTCCTCGTAAAAAAATCCGGGCCTATTTGGCGCAGATCGAGGGTCATCCGATGGACGTCAGCAGGGCTTCAACCCTCGCCAAAGTTATGAGCAAGACATACTCGGGGTTTGTACACGGCGCCGCACCGCACATTATGGAGCTTTATGGAGGTAACCCCGGAAGATTTCACACAAATGGGATGGTTGGAACTCCCAGGATTGAGGAATACGCCAACGATTTATGGAATTACCTTTATCGTGGCCTTCTTTCGTTAATCTTTGCTGCAAAGATGTTTGGTTCCCAGGAGCACGTCGATTTATTGGTTACGCGAAAGAAGCAATTTGAACAAGCTATGGGAAAAGACTATGGGCCTTAGCCGCTCTAACAATGCGGCCCAGTCCGACGCGCGTACCGCGCGCGGCTGGCCTTAATCGTTATCTGAACGGAAGTTATGAACAGTTTATTTATTAGTTATCCAATAACGGACAAAGATATTGTTGGGAACCTCCGGCATGAATTAAGCGAGTTCGGAGTCACTGCGTGGGCATATTCATATGACAAGACGTTAGGCGAAGATGTTTGGGAGGAAATAAAAAAATTAGTAAACCAAACAAAAGTAATGGTTTTTATTGTCTCAGACAACACTCAAAACGCAGAAGGACAAAAAAGAGAACTGGATTTATCTCTAAATAAATTTAATCTATTTCCTAAAGAATATGCTATTTTCCCAGTATTGGTTGATAACTATAAATTTGAAGACTTGCCTAAAGAGCTCAAAAAGATAACAATTAGCTCAAGTTGGGCATAAAAGGAAAGTGAAAAGGCTCCGGGGTCGCATCTTAAATATTAAGTTTTGATATTGCTGTGGGTTTCCTTACAAACAAATACTTAATATTTAATATTTGACCTGTACTCTTCTGTCTTAACCAAGAGCGCATTAAAACGAGTTCTTATGTCTGGAGAAATATCTATCATGGTAGATACACAGATTTCTTGTTATCATTACAAAATGCATGTTAACCAGCCTAATAAGTATAGAAAACCAACAAAATACTTGTCAATTGTTATTTCAATCATTTAAACTTTGTAAAAGTACAGAAAACTACATACTAACTGGTTATGGCAGAGAAAAAGGTGACATTTGAGACTTCTATACGCTATACTAATAATGTAATTACAATGTAACCACATTATAGGAGGCTTGAAATGTCTACTGTCAAAACTAAAGTCATAAGGATTGGGAATTCCAGGGGAATCCGCATTCCAAAAGCAATTCTGGATCAATATCATATCAATGATGAGGTTGAGCTGGAGACTAAGGATGATTGTTTGATCATTAAATCATCTCATACCGCAAGAGAAGGATGGGATATAGCTTTTCAGAAAATGCATAAAGATCAAGAAGATGTATTAATAATTGACGATAACATAAAAAATGAATTTGATGAGAAAGAGTGGGAGTGGTAGTTAATAGGTTTGATATCTATCTTGTTTCATTAGATCCGACCCTTGGAAGTGAGATCAAGAAGACAAGGCCATGTGTTGTAATATCTCCTGATGAAATGAACCATAACATCAAGACTGTAACTATTGCTCCTATGACGTCATCCACCAAGAAATATCCTACAAGAGTACCAATCGAGTTTCAAGGGAAAAAGGGACAAATTGTTCTTGATCAGATCAGAACTGTCGACAAGACAAGATTAATAAAAAAAACAGGACGATTAAAGAAGAACACATATGAAAAAGTAGCGTCTACTCTTCAAGAAATGTTCGAATTATAAGAAGCCCTAACAACAGCGTGGAGTTGAATGCAGACCAGTAGTGACTTTTTTAGGTAACAGCAGTTTATCTGAGAACTTTCGGGACGTTGTTGTGTACTATGCAAAACTATTGACAGACAAGAAAATAAAACTGCAGGATTAAGCGGACAACGGAAGGGACATCCTGTTGACCTCGTTGTCTTCTTACTTTTCCTTGTTATTATCAGATACGGCAAAGGTAGAAACTCCTACTTGGCAAGCAACCTCTGCCACTGGGATACCATAATAAAAAATCTGTTTGACAGTAATCTATTCTATCTGATATTGTTAATCACACAATAATTGAAAGGAGGTGAACCGGATTGAATGCAGTCTTTGATGTCAGGATTTTCAAGACGGGTTTTGGCTGAGGTAATGTTAAAAACCTGGTCGAGGTTTTCCGGCTGACGGGACTGTGCTATCTGTTGTTCACGCTCTTTAATTACTCACAGAACTTCTGATTTCCTCACACCTGTTATTCTCATCCTATATCTTCTGTCAGCCGGCAGAAAAACGTATCTCAATTATGAACATAATGCCGGGAACTGTTATTTTGTTCCTTGTAACACAACTCAAACAATTGAGGGGTACTGAACCGGCTGTTACTCATGGTCTGCAAAAACCATAGATCAGGGCAGACAAAAACGTGCTGGCAGATTCGATTCCCCCTCCCCCTCTCCGTACAAAAACGAAAAAATGGAGATATGAATGAAAATAAAAACAATCATCCTGGCAATTCTTCTTTTACTGGTATCAGGTTTATCATATGCAAAGGATAGACAGGGTATCGTAACATTTAAGATAAACCTGAATGCCCAAAAGCGTTCAAACAATGCAAGGTTGTGGCTTCCATATCCACTTTCAGGGGAATATCAGAGGATTGAAAACTTAACGATTGAGGGCAACTTTGATAATTCATCGGTATATCGTGAGCCAAAAAGTGGAGCTATCTATCACTTCAGCGAATGGCAGGGTGTTTCAGACGGTAAAAGACTGGTGATGAGTTTTAAGGTGAAGGCTGAAGAGAGAATTGTAAAGGATTTAAGGGATACAAATGACCCTGTGCCGGAAGAAGTAAAGAAGTATCTTAAATCGAACCGGTGGATACCAACAGATGGCAAGATAAAAGAACTTGCTGACAAAATAACAAAAGACGAAAAAGGCATCCTTGAGAAATCCAGAGCAGTCTATGACTGGGTTGTTGAAAATACACGCAGAGATCCGGGAGTAAAAGGATGCGGCCTCGGCATAGTTGAGCAGATGATGATTAAGCGAGGGGGGAAATGTGTTGATATCAGTTCAATATATATTGCACTTGCAAGGGCTGCCGGTGTGCCTGCAAGGGAGGTATTTGGCATCAGACTCGGTAAAAAAGCCGAGCAGGACATCACCGGGGGTTATCATTGCTGGGCAGAGTTCTTTCTGCCCGGGACTGGTTGGATACCGGTTGATCCTGCTGATGTAAGAAAGATAATGTTAGTTGAAAACCTGAGTTTAAATGAAGCAGAAAAATACCGGGAATACTATTTTGGCGCAGTTGATGAGTTCCGGATCACTCTTGAGAGAAGTGGAAGGGGATTAAACCTTTTACCACTGCAGGAGAGTGGCCCATTGAATTATCTTATGTACCCTTATGCAGAAATAGATGGAAAACCTCTTGATTCTCTGGATCCGAAAAGTTTTAGTTACACTGTCACGTTTAAAGCTATTTGAGCTGTCGAGATGTAGGACGTAATAGGCATGGTCAGCTCACCATCCGCGCCCTCTGCGGTGAAAAAGAAAACCACAGAGGGCGCAAAGGCGGTAAGAGCGTTACGGAGTTACCGGCATCGGTGAGGTCGTGAGGTCGAATACCTGAATGGGAGTAGTGGAGCAAGGCGCATAATAGCGGGGATTATCAACACATGCTTCAGATGTCGTGACACCCAACTGGTCAAAGATGTTACTTCCCCATGCCCACACAGTGCCATCCTTTTTAAGCGCAATAGTATGACTGCCTCCACCTGCGATGGCGGCAACATCAGTGAGTCCGGTAACCTGTAAAGGCGTGATG
This window contains:
- a CDS encoding transglutaminase-like domain-containing protein, which encodes MKAEERIVKDLRDTNDPVPEEVKKYLKSNRWIPTDGKIKELADKITKDEKGILEKSRAVYDWVVENTRRDPGVKGCGLGIVEQMMIKRGGKCVDISSIYIALARAAGVPAREVFGIRLGKKAEQDITGGYHCWAEFFLPGTGWIPVDPADVRKIMLVENLSLNEAEKYREYYFGAVDEFRITLERSGRGLNLLPLQESGPLNYLMYPYAEIDGKPLDSLDPKSFSYTVTFKAI
- a CDS encoding toll/interleukin-1 receptor domain-containing protein yields the protein MNSLFISYPITDKDIVGNLRHELSEFGVTAWAYSYDKTLGEDVWEEIKKLVNQTKVMVFIVSDNTQNAEGQKRELDLSLNKFNLFPKEYAIFPVLVDNYKFEDLPKELKKITISSSWA
- a CDS encoding type II toxin-antitoxin system PemK/MazF family toxin, whose amino-acid sequence is MGVVVNRFDIYLVSLDPTLGSEIKKTRPCVVISPDEMNHNIKTVTIAPMTSSTKKYPTRVPIEFQGKKGQIVLDQIRTVDKTRLIKKTGRLKKNTYEKVASTLQEMFEL
- a CDS encoding AbrB/MazE/SpoVT family DNA-binding domain-containing protein — its product is MSTVKTKVIRIGNSRGIRIPKAILDQYHINDEVELETKDDCLIIKSSHTAREGWDIAFQKMHKDQEDVLIIDDNIKNEFDEKEWEW